ATAAAAGGTGTTACTATCACTCATAAAGCATTTTACATTTCATTACAAACTTCTGGCCTGgggtaataaaaaatcaatcaatttaattgGTCAGGCGGTACGAATTTACTTCAAGCATTTACTTGTGGGAgctaaaaaagtaaaagaattgacattcaaaaaaaaattaaacagatcTTGGACACTTTTTGATTGTACTTTGTTTCTGTCGCCCTTGAACGTCTTTGTAAGCCTTGGAGTCATATTCTTACCGTTTGAACACTTTCTTTCAAAACTTTAtgtaatgaatattaaaaaattattttacaggtCTATTTCAGATAGTGACAGCCAACTATTATATTACTCCCCACTATCCTGGATTACAGCTTTAAGGTTTATAAACACTGCAATCTGGAATGGAGTTTCTCGAATAGTGTGCGAATATGAACCGAAACGAAATTTGGAAATTATGTTGGAGTATAATGTAAGCAATAGTAAACAAGTCATGACATAGCCACGCCAAAAGAATTTTCGTTTGGCATCAttcgataataattataaaaatgataattattccAGATCTCATGGTTATTTTTGACCCCAATAAAAGCTTTTGAAATGGTTAATCAtccattatttaaacaaaacatatccaaaatatcgaaaaatttaaaatattttcgatttagcGGTAGTCCATCATTGGAAAAACATGTACAGGAATACcatcaaatatttccaaataccTTTATTTTAAATGGTTACGGTAGCTCCGAAATGGCCGGTTGTCATGGACTATTTGTGAGAAATAAACATGAAAGTATGCTGAAACAGAAAATAATGTCATCTGGCCAACCACTTGCTGGAGCTTATTGGAAGGTTAGCTTTGAGATCCACTAAACTTTTCTGATcccaattttctttaattgtaaaaaaaaagtaaaaaacaaattgaaaattttattattctcttCTTCTAGATAATAGATCCACAAACTGGGAAAACTGTTGGTCGAAATAAAGAAggagaactgtgcataaaaagtCCAACATTAACTAAAGGATATTATAACGACCCAGAGGCAACTGCAAAGGCAATAATAGGTGGATGGTTCCATACTGGAGACATTGTTAAAGTTGATGACGAGAATTGTTTATGGGTTGTGGGTCGATCCaaggaattattaaaatacaaaggATGGCAGGTGAATAATCCTAAAGTATTGAAtcctttacaaaattaaaaataaaatttttcaggtTTCACCAAGTGAATTAGAAGATGTTTTACGAACACATCCTGCTGTGCAGGCTGTTAGTGTGATGGGGAAACCTCATGAAACTGATGGTGATCTACCGCTTGCATTTATTGTGAAAAAGGAATCAGCCAAAAATGTTACCGAAgatgaaattattgaatttgttgATAGTGAGTATTTTGGATTG
This genomic interval from Chrysoperla carnea chromosome 1, inChrCarn1.1, whole genome shotgun sequence contains the following:
- the LOC123290886 gene encoding 4-coumarate--CoA ligase 3-like — translated: MTSSIDQELIIYGGDLKIPPCERNFSQFLLDKMLKNANKVAQIDPVNKKSQTFGELRLNSIRCALKMKQDGLKRGDIIMICGRNHLDLIVPLLGAMYLGVTVNPLHPDYSRNEILRMIKLIEPKIIFCDQESTNLMTELITEAELQIKTVTFETDFKSYLKPHKSTEEDNFESEIVDVSNDILCIICTSGTTGLIKGVTITHKAFYISLQTSGLGSISDSDSQLLYYSPLSWITALRFINTAIWNGVSRIVCEYEPKRNLEIMLEYNISWLFLTPIKAFEMVNHPLFKQNISKISKNLKYFRFSGSPSLEKHVQEYHQIFPNTFILNGYGSSEMAGCHGLFVRNKHESMLKQKIMSSGQPLAGAYWKIIDPQTGKTVGRNKEGELCIKSPTLTKGYYNDPEATAKAIIGGWFHTGDIVKVDDENCLWVVGRSKELLKYKGWQVSPSELEDVLRTHPAVQAVSVMGKPHETDGDLPLAFIVKKESAKNVTEDEIIEFVDSQVANYQKLRGGVIFLDALPVTTTGKIRKMSRIMKIYKHLLGGLYEPTETKLGKMKLELKPVSYSNRSPVVFTIDAH